From Apilactobacillus bombintestini:
CCGGAAACCATGGCAATTCCACAGTTAGCTTGTTTCATCGCCAACATATCGTTGACCCCGTCTCCGGTCATAGCGACCGTACGACCATTTAATTGGAAAGCCCTAATTAAACGTTTCTTTTGTTCCGGAGTTACACGCCCAAATACCGTATGAGTTTTAACCAAACGTAAATAATCGGCATCAAAAGGTACCTTCGACATATCAATTAATTCATCGCTATTAGGCATCCCCACCCGACGCGCAATATGGCTTACCGTACGTGGGTCATCACCGGAAATAATACGTAGTGAAACGCCTTGGTCAGTAAAGTATTGAAGCGTATCTTTAGCATCATTTCTGATTTCATCGGAAATTAATACCAAACCTAATACTTCAGGATTATGCAAAGGTTGTGCTAAACTATCGGCCACTTTAGCAGCTACTAATACTCGGTAACCTTGTTGAGCATAATGATCAATTTGTTTATCTAATTGGTCATCCATATCATCGACAACAAATTGAGGAGCCCCCATTACAAAATTACCTTGAGTGGTTTCTACCCCACTCCACTTTTTATCAGATGAAAATGGTACTTCTTTAGTTACTTCAATATCTGGTTGTTCAACGGCATGCTTAATTGCCAAAGAAGTTTCATTATCATCTTCGGAAGCATACACGATACTACCGATAGCTTGATAAATATCTTTTTTACTATATTCACCAGCAGGTTGTACGTCGGTTAAACTTAACTTACCACTAGTGATGGTTCCAGTTTTATCCAAACAAATAGTGTCCACTCGCGCTAGAGTTTCAATGGCTGGCAACTCACGCACCAATACCCGATGGCGAGCTAATTTAGCAGCAGAAACCGCTAGCGTAACAGATGATAATAGGACTAAACCTTCAGGAATCATTCCAATCATTGCCGCCACCGTACCTAGTAAGGCTTGGTTAATATCTAAACCACGCACTAACTTAGTTACCAATAGCAAAGTACCTAGTGGCACAATCACGAAAGTTAAATATTTAATGATTTTATTGATAGTTTTTAGCATCTTACTATCGGAATCTTTTTGGGTTCTACTTACTTCAGATTCCATACGGTTAACAAAGGTTTCATTCCCTACACGGGTGGTAATAATGCGGGCACTACCACTAATTACGAAACTACCGGAAGTAACGTCATCTCCGTAGTCCTTAGCGATTGAATCCGTTTCCCCAGTAATTTGTGATTCGTCAACTTGTAGACCGTTAGAATTAATCACTTGGCCATCAATAGGAATTTGATCACCGTGGCCGATGATTAACACATCCCCCATAACGATTTCATCAGAAGTAATTTCGCTAACTTGGCCATCACGGACCACGCGAATTAGACCTTGTGACAAAATAGCCATCTTATCTAATTGGATTTTGGATCTAATTTCTTGAATACTTCCAATAATCGTATTGGAAACAGCGATAATTAAGAACAGTAAGTTTTTATAATCATGGGTATACAACACCATCGCTGCCAATACTATATTAATGAAGTTAAACAACGTAAACGTGTTGCCCTTCAATATTTGCGGAATGGTTTTAGTAAATCCTTGCCGACGTTGGTTATGTAAACCCTCGGCGTATAA
This genomic window contains:
- a CDS encoding HAD-IC family P-type ATPase, which codes for MQPRINGRKGLTKKQAERLYAEGLHNQRRQGFTKTIPQILKGNTFTLFNFINIVLAAMVLYTHDYKNLLFLIIAVSNTIIGSIQEIRSKIQLDKMAILSQGLIRVVRDGQVSEITSDEIVMGDVLIIGHGDQIPIDGQVINSNGLQVDESQITGETDSIAKDYGDDVTSGSFVISGSARIITTRVGNETFVNRMESEVSRTQKDSDSKMLKTINKIIKYLTFVIVPLGTLLLVTKLVRGLDINQALLGTVAAMIGMIPEGLVLLSSVTLAVSAAKLARHRVLVRELPAIETLARVDTICLDKTGTITSGKLSLTDVQPAGEYSKKDIYQAIGSIVYASEDDNETSLAIKHAVEQPDIEVTKEVPFSSDKKWSGVETTQGNFVMGAPQFVVDDMDDQLDKQIDHYAQQGYRVLVAAKVADSLAQPLHNPEVLGLVLISDEIRNDAKDTLQYFTDQGVSLRIISGDDPRTVSHIARRVGMPNSDELIDMSKVPFDADYLRLVKTHTVFGRVTPEQKKRLIRAFQLNGRTVAMTGDGVNDMLAMKQANCGIAMVSGSESTKGIADFVLIDSNFASMIDVLAEGRRVINNISSVASLYLIKTMFSLSLTILFMFSTHSYPFQPIQLTPINTFMVGLPSFLLALAPNYQRVTDQFDRKIYLVSLPAAITIVGYIVSNVYIGKFFLFDFAEKSTISVLVTGFVYWLALFEASRPLTRTKLAVILPTILIFIGIFVFFHDAFSLVNVFQLPIFIPASLAIITAGPIFILVTGLVKRVLHRLNIKKTI